The Plectropomus leopardus isolate mb unplaced genomic scaffold, YSFRI_Pleo_2.0 unplaced_scaffold28300, whole genome shotgun sequence genome has a segment encoding these proteins:
- the LOC121938051 gene encoding cortexin-2-like codes for MADDLYSSTFSASESDFSSSSSSSSSAAAAFLTLEQRAAFVFVLILFIFLGLLIVRCFRILLDPYRSMPSSTWTDYMEKDTFDYRIS; via the coding sequence ATGGCCGACGACCTCTACAGCAGCACCTTCTCTGCCTCTGAATCGgacttctcctcctcctcctcctcttcctcctcagccGCGGCCGCCTTCCTCACGCTCGAGCAGAGGGCGGCCTTCGTCTTCGTCCTCATCCTCTTCATATTCCTGGGCCTGCTGATCGTCCGCTGCTTCCGGATCCTCCTGGACCCGTACCGGAGCATGCCATCCTCCACCTGGACGGACTACATGGAGAAGGACACCTTCGACTACCGGATTTCCTGA